The segment CAGTTTATAAAATACCTTCTAATTTTCTTAATTACAATATTAACCCTAATCTCCGCTAACAACCTATTTCAGCTATTCATTGGCTGAGAAGGTGTGGGAATTATATCCTTCATGTTAATCGGCTGATGACATGCTCGAACTGATGCAAACACAGCAGCTCTACAAGCCATTCTCTATAACCGTATTGGGGATATCGGATTTATTTTAGCTATAGCCTGATTTCTTATCCACACAAACTCATGAGAGTTTCAACAAATATTCTTACTCCACACAAACCTACTTCCTTTACTGGGGCTAATCTTAGCAGCAACAGGTAAATCAGCCCAATTTGGTCTCCACCCATGACTTCCCTTCGCAATAGAAGGACCCACTCCTGTCTCAGCCCTACTGCACTCTAGCACTATAGTAGTAGCAGGTATTTTCCTCCTAGTCCGTTTCTCCCCACTCCTTGAACAGAACTCCACTGCCTTAACAATAGCCCTCTGCTTAGGAGCTATCACCACCTTATTTACAGCCGCCTGTGCACTTACACAAAATGATATTAAAAAAATTATTGCTTTCTCTACCTCAAGCCAATTAGGGTTAATAATAGTTACAATTGGCCTAAATCAACCATTCCTAGCTTTTCTCCATATTTGCACCCACGCCTTCTTTAAAGCTATACTCTTCTTATGCTCTGGATCCATCATCCACAACCTAAATGATGAGCAAGACATCCGAAAAATAGGAGGACTAATTAACATTCTTCCCATTACGTCATCTGCCTTAATTATTGGAAGTCTAGCCTTAACAGGAATACCCTTTTTAGCCGGATTTTACTCCAAAGACCTAATTATTGAATCTCTCAACACCTCTAATACAAACGCCTGAGCCTTATCCTTAACCCTAGTAGCAACTACATTTACCGCTGTCTATAGCACACGAGTAATTTTCCTTGCACTTCTTAATCAACCACGATTCTCCCCAGCAAGCTCAATTAATGAAAACAACCCACTACTCATTAACCCTATTAAAC is part of the Ornithorhynchus anatinus mitochondrion, complete genome genome and harbors:
- the ND5 gene encoding NADH dehydrogenase subunit 5, with the protein product MNLLFFSSLLTALIILCIPLLLSFTPYYKLENYPHHVKTMIMWSFIISLVPMLSFLNGGVEATVTNWHWFTTQTFNLSMNFKLDLYTIMFLPIALLITWSIMEFSIWYMSSDPKINQFMKYLLIFLITMLTLISANNLFQLFIGWEGVGIMSFMLIGWWHARTDANTAALQAILYNRIGDIGFILAMAWFLIHTNSWEFQQMFLLHTNLLPLLGLILAATGKSAQFGLHPWLPFAMEGPTPVSALLHSSTMVVAGIFLLVRFSPLLEQNSTALTMALCLGAITTLFTAACALTQNDIKKIIAFSTSSQLGLMMVTIGLNQPFLAFLHICTHAFFKAMLFLCSGSIIHNLNDEQDIRKMGGLINILPITSSALIIGSLALTGMPFLAGFYSKDLIIESLNTSNTNAWALSLTLVATTFTAVYSTRVIFLALLNQPRFSPASSINENNPLLINPIKRLAIGSILAGFLLTSYINPTTLTPTTMPPFIKVTALVITILGFILALELYLTTNNLTLKPHSQLHTFSNLLGYFPLIMHRKPTAQNFFLGQNMATMLIDLTWFEKSGPKGISSHQLTILTSVTEAQKGLMKIYFLSFLITPPIIITLLLF